The Brachyhypopomus gauderio isolate BG-103 chromosome 7, BGAUD_0.2, whole genome shotgun sequence genome has a window encoding:
- the thnsl2 gene encoding threonine synthase-like 2 isoform X1, whose amino-acid sequence MCYSPVVSQPGTVSLYRDSAGRSEMRYCSTRGGVQGWGFREVLFSGYAPDGGMFMPETIPHVSPATLRSWSSLSYQQLVTEVCSLFIPEDLIPKHDLEALISSAFSKFSVPDAVKMVRLKGSLSILELFHGETLAFKDLGMKCAAHFLEYFLHKEDRRATILVATSGDTGSSAISSVSGLSTVDSIVVFPRGRITTVQERQMTTHLEDNVHVFAANGSSDDIDVVMRRLFVDQDLVKRHGLMSLNSVNWSRILVQLVHFLYAYLQLSRVQETEGDRLPELEVVVPTGGAGNITAGCIVKQMGVPLQLIAMVNSNDIMHRTVQRGDFSMAHSVKQTLAPAIDIQDPYNMERVFWMLLGKDGALVKGMMEQFQMSHRLSLSESLHKKLSSVLSSGSVTDEGIIETMVKCWEENQYLVCPHTAVGVWHHYHSPIRPGENRCCLATASPAKFVGAVLKAGLPLDLPEVLRALETKETRCKDLEQGDDWEAVLRELLEAVHSSRQRGEPFYSSIKEN is encoded by the exons ATGTGTTATTCGCCGGTCGTCTCGCAGCCTGGAACTGTCTCGCTCTACAGAG ATTCTGCAGGTAGAAGCGAGATGCGCTACTGTAGCACGCGTGGAGGGGTCCAGGGATGGGGGTTTCGGGAAGTGCTTTTCTCAGGCTACGCCCCAGACGGGGGCATGTTCATGCCGGAAACCATTCCCCATGTGTCCCCTGCCACTCTCCGCTCCTGGAGCTCTTTGTCCTACCAGCAGTTGGTGACTGAAGTGTGTTCTCTCTTCATCCCTGAGGATTTGATCCCCAAACATGATTTGGAAG CCCTCATATCAAGTGCCTTTTCCAAGTTCTCGGTGCCGGATGCAGTGAAGATGGTGAGACTAAAGGGCTCTTTGTCCATCCTGGAGCTGTTCCATGGAGAGACACTGGCTTTTAAAGATCTGGGCATGAAATGCGCTGCCCACTTCCTGGAGTATTTCCTACACAAGGAGGACAGGCGTGCCACCATCCTTGTAG CCACGTCTGGGGACACGGGAAGCTCAGCTATCAGCAGCGTGTCAGGCCTGAGCACAGTGGACTCGATTGTGGTCTTCCCCCGCGGCCGCATCACCACAGTGCAGGAGAGACAGATGACCACTCACTTGGAGGACAATGTCCATGTGTTTGCAG CGAATGGAAGCTCAGATGACATTGATGTGGTCATGCGAAGGCTGTTTGTGGATCAGGACCTGGTGAAGCGCCATGGCCTTATGAGCCTGAACTCTGTGAACTGGTCACGGATTCTGGTACAGCTGGTCCACTTTCTGTATGCCTACCTTCAGTTGAGCAGAGTGCAAGAGACTGAAGGAGACCGATTGCCAGAGCTGGAGGTGGTTGTGCCCACAGGGGGAGCAGGCAATATAACAG CTGGATGCATTGTAAAACAGATGGGGGTTCCTCTACAACTCATTGCCATGGTGAATTCTAACGACATAATGCACCGCACAGTTCAGAGAGGAGACTTCTCCATGGCACACAGCGTCAAGCAAACTTTAGCTCCAGCCATTGATATCCAG GACCCTTATAACATGGAGCGTGTATTCTGGATGTTATTGGGGAAAGATGGAGCACTGGTGAAGGGGATGATGGAGCAGTTTCAGATGAGCCATagactctctctgtctgagagtCTCCACAAAAAG CTGTCTTCAGTGTTGTCTTCAGGCTCTGTCACCGATGAGGGTATAATTGAGACTATGGTGAAATGCTGGGAGGAAAATCAGTATCTGGTGTGCCCTCATACAGCTGTTGGTGTCTGGCATCACTACCACTCCCCTATCCGCCCTGGGGAAaacag GTGCTGCCTGGCAACTGCCTCCCCGGCCAAGTTTGTGGGGGCAGTTCTGAAGGCCGGCCTGCCCCTCGACCTCCCTGAAGTGCTGAGAGCCTTGGAGACAAAGGAGACGCGCTGTAAAGATCTGGAGCAGGGGGATGACTGGGAAGCTGTGCTGAGAGAGCTCCTGGAGGCTGTGCACTCCTCCAGGCAGCGTGGGGAGCCCTTCTACTCCTCCATCAAGGAGAACTGA
- the thnsl2 gene encoding threonine synthase-like 2 isoform X3 — MPLRLQHSAGRSEMRYCSTRGGVQGWGFREVLFSGYAPDGGMFMPETIPHVSPATLRSWSSLSYQQLVTEVCSLFIPEDLIPKHDLEALISSAFSKFSVPDAVKMVRLKGSLSILELFHGETLAFKDLGMKCAAHFLEYFLHKEDRRATILVATSGDTGSSAISSVSGLSTVDSIVVFPRGRITTVQERQMTTHLEDNVHVFAANGSSDDIDVVMRRLFVDQDLVKRHGLMSLNSVNWSRILVQLVHFLYAYLQLSRVQETEGDRLPELEVVVPTGGAGNITAGCIVKQMGVPLQLIAMVNSNDIMHRTVQRGDFSMAHSVKQTLAPAIDIQDPYNMERVFWMLLGKDGALVKGMMEQFQMSHRLSLSESLHKKLSSVLSSGSVTDEGIIETMVKCWEENQYLVCPHTAVGVWHHYHSPIRPGENRCCLATASPAKFVGAVLKAGLPLDLPEVLRALETKETRCKDLEQGDDWEAVLRELLEAVHSSRQRGEPFYSSIKEN, encoded by the exons ATGCCGTTACGACTCCAGC ATTCTGCAGGTAGAAGCGAGATGCGCTACTGTAGCACGCGTGGAGGGGTCCAGGGATGGGGGTTTCGGGAAGTGCTTTTCTCAGGCTACGCCCCAGACGGGGGCATGTTCATGCCGGAAACCATTCCCCATGTGTCCCCTGCCACTCTCCGCTCCTGGAGCTCTTTGTCCTACCAGCAGTTGGTGACTGAAGTGTGTTCTCTCTTCATCCCTGAGGATTTGATCCCCAAACATGATTTGGAAG CCCTCATATCAAGTGCCTTTTCCAAGTTCTCGGTGCCGGATGCAGTGAAGATGGTGAGACTAAAGGGCTCTTTGTCCATCCTGGAGCTGTTCCATGGAGAGACACTGGCTTTTAAAGATCTGGGCATGAAATGCGCTGCCCACTTCCTGGAGTATTTCCTACACAAGGAGGACAGGCGTGCCACCATCCTTGTAG CCACGTCTGGGGACACGGGAAGCTCAGCTATCAGCAGCGTGTCAGGCCTGAGCACAGTGGACTCGATTGTGGTCTTCCCCCGCGGCCGCATCACCACAGTGCAGGAGAGACAGATGACCACTCACTTGGAGGACAATGTCCATGTGTTTGCAG CGAATGGAAGCTCAGATGACATTGATGTGGTCATGCGAAGGCTGTTTGTGGATCAGGACCTGGTGAAGCGCCATGGCCTTATGAGCCTGAACTCTGTGAACTGGTCACGGATTCTGGTACAGCTGGTCCACTTTCTGTATGCCTACCTTCAGTTGAGCAGAGTGCAAGAGACTGAAGGAGACCGATTGCCAGAGCTGGAGGTGGTTGTGCCCACAGGGGGAGCAGGCAATATAACAG CTGGATGCATTGTAAAACAGATGGGGGTTCCTCTACAACTCATTGCCATGGTGAATTCTAACGACATAATGCACCGCACAGTTCAGAGAGGAGACTTCTCCATGGCACACAGCGTCAAGCAAACTTTAGCTCCAGCCATTGATATCCAG GACCCTTATAACATGGAGCGTGTATTCTGGATGTTATTGGGGAAAGATGGAGCACTGGTGAAGGGGATGATGGAGCAGTTTCAGATGAGCCATagactctctctgtctgagagtCTCCACAAAAAG CTGTCTTCAGTGTTGTCTTCAGGCTCTGTCACCGATGAGGGTATAATTGAGACTATGGTGAAATGCTGGGAGGAAAATCAGTATCTGGTGTGCCCTCATACAGCTGTTGGTGTCTGGCATCACTACCACTCCCCTATCCGCCCTGGGGAAaacag GTGCTGCCTGGCAACTGCCTCCCCGGCCAAGTTTGTGGGGGCAGTTCTGAAGGCCGGCCTGCCCCTCGACCTCCCTGAAGTGCTGAGAGCCTTGGAGACAAAGGAGACGCGCTGTAAAGATCTGGAGCAGGGGGATGACTGGGAAGCTGTGCTGAGAGAGCTCCTGGAGGCTGTGCACTCCTCCAGGCAGCGTGGGGAGCCCTTCTACTCCTCCATCAAGGAGAACTGA
- the thnsl2 gene encoding threonine synthase-like 2 isoform X4 has product MRYCSTRGGVQGWGFREVLFSGYAPDGGMFMPETIPHVSPATLRSWSSLSYQQLVTEVCSLFIPEDLIPKHDLEALISSAFSKFSVPDAVKMVRLKGSLSILELFHGETLAFKDLGMKCAAHFLEYFLHKEDRRATILVATSGDTGSSAISSVSGLSTVDSIVVFPRGRITTVQERQMTTHLEDNVHVFAANGSSDDIDVVMRRLFVDQDLVKRHGLMSLNSVNWSRILVQLVHFLYAYLQLSRVQETEGDRLPELEVVVPTGGAGNITAGCIVKQMGVPLQLIAMVNSNDIMHRTVQRGDFSMAHSVKQTLAPAIDIQDPYNMERVFWMLLGKDGALVKGMMEQFQMSHRLSLSESLHKKLSSVLSSGSVTDEGIIETMVKCWEENQYLVCPHTAVGVWHHYHSPIRPGENRCCLATASPAKFVGAVLKAGLPLDLPEVLRALETKETRCKDLEQGDDWEAVLRELLEAVHSSRQRGEPFYSSIKEN; this is encoded by the exons ATGCGCTACTGTAGCACGCGTGGAGGGGTCCAGGGATGGGGGTTTCGGGAAGTGCTTTTCTCAGGCTACGCCCCAGACGGGGGCATGTTCATGCCGGAAACCATTCCCCATGTGTCCCCTGCCACTCTCCGCTCCTGGAGCTCTTTGTCCTACCAGCAGTTGGTGACTGAAGTGTGTTCTCTCTTCATCCCTGAGGATTTGATCCCCAAACATGATTTGGAAG CCCTCATATCAAGTGCCTTTTCCAAGTTCTCGGTGCCGGATGCAGTGAAGATGGTGAGACTAAAGGGCTCTTTGTCCATCCTGGAGCTGTTCCATGGAGAGACACTGGCTTTTAAAGATCTGGGCATGAAATGCGCTGCCCACTTCCTGGAGTATTTCCTACACAAGGAGGACAGGCGTGCCACCATCCTTGTAG CCACGTCTGGGGACACGGGAAGCTCAGCTATCAGCAGCGTGTCAGGCCTGAGCACAGTGGACTCGATTGTGGTCTTCCCCCGCGGCCGCATCACCACAGTGCAGGAGAGACAGATGACCACTCACTTGGAGGACAATGTCCATGTGTTTGCAG CGAATGGAAGCTCAGATGACATTGATGTGGTCATGCGAAGGCTGTTTGTGGATCAGGACCTGGTGAAGCGCCATGGCCTTATGAGCCTGAACTCTGTGAACTGGTCACGGATTCTGGTACAGCTGGTCCACTTTCTGTATGCCTACCTTCAGTTGAGCAGAGTGCAAGAGACTGAAGGAGACCGATTGCCAGAGCTGGAGGTGGTTGTGCCCACAGGGGGAGCAGGCAATATAACAG CTGGATGCATTGTAAAACAGATGGGGGTTCCTCTACAACTCATTGCCATGGTGAATTCTAACGACATAATGCACCGCACAGTTCAGAGAGGAGACTTCTCCATGGCACACAGCGTCAAGCAAACTTTAGCTCCAGCCATTGATATCCAG GACCCTTATAACATGGAGCGTGTATTCTGGATGTTATTGGGGAAAGATGGAGCACTGGTGAAGGGGATGATGGAGCAGTTTCAGATGAGCCATagactctctctgtctgagagtCTCCACAAAAAG CTGTCTTCAGTGTTGTCTTCAGGCTCTGTCACCGATGAGGGTATAATTGAGACTATGGTGAAATGCTGGGAGGAAAATCAGTATCTGGTGTGCCCTCATACAGCTGTTGGTGTCTGGCATCACTACCACTCCCCTATCCGCCCTGGGGAAaacag GTGCTGCCTGGCAACTGCCTCCCCGGCCAAGTTTGTGGGGGCAGTTCTGAAGGCCGGCCTGCCCCTCGACCTCCCTGAAGTGCTGAGAGCCTTGGAGACAAAGGAGACGCGCTGTAAAGATCTGGAGCAGGGGGATGACTGGGAAGCTGTGCTGAGAGAGCTCCTGGAGGCTGTGCACTCCTCCAGGCAGCGTGGGGAGCCCTTCTACTCCTCCATCAAGGAGAACTGA
- the thnsl2 gene encoding threonine synthase-like 2 isoform X2 has product MIHGLRIIFKDSAGRSEMRYCSTRGGVQGWGFREVLFSGYAPDGGMFMPETIPHVSPATLRSWSSLSYQQLVTEVCSLFIPEDLIPKHDLEALISSAFSKFSVPDAVKMVRLKGSLSILELFHGETLAFKDLGMKCAAHFLEYFLHKEDRRATILVATSGDTGSSAISSVSGLSTVDSIVVFPRGRITTVQERQMTTHLEDNVHVFAANGSSDDIDVVMRRLFVDQDLVKRHGLMSLNSVNWSRILVQLVHFLYAYLQLSRVQETEGDRLPELEVVVPTGGAGNITAGCIVKQMGVPLQLIAMVNSNDIMHRTVQRGDFSMAHSVKQTLAPAIDIQDPYNMERVFWMLLGKDGALVKGMMEQFQMSHRLSLSESLHKKLSSVLSSGSVTDEGIIETMVKCWEENQYLVCPHTAVGVWHHYHSPIRPGENRCCLATASPAKFVGAVLKAGLPLDLPEVLRALETKETRCKDLEQGDDWEAVLRELLEAVHSSRQRGEPFYSSIKEN; this is encoded by the exons atgatacacggattaaGAATCATTTTTAAAG ATTCTGCAGGTAGAAGCGAGATGCGCTACTGTAGCACGCGTGGAGGGGTCCAGGGATGGGGGTTTCGGGAAGTGCTTTTCTCAGGCTACGCCCCAGACGGGGGCATGTTCATGCCGGAAACCATTCCCCATGTGTCCCCTGCCACTCTCCGCTCCTGGAGCTCTTTGTCCTACCAGCAGTTGGTGACTGAAGTGTGTTCTCTCTTCATCCCTGAGGATTTGATCCCCAAACATGATTTGGAAG CCCTCATATCAAGTGCCTTTTCCAAGTTCTCGGTGCCGGATGCAGTGAAGATGGTGAGACTAAAGGGCTCTTTGTCCATCCTGGAGCTGTTCCATGGAGAGACACTGGCTTTTAAAGATCTGGGCATGAAATGCGCTGCCCACTTCCTGGAGTATTTCCTACACAAGGAGGACAGGCGTGCCACCATCCTTGTAG CCACGTCTGGGGACACGGGAAGCTCAGCTATCAGCAGCGTGTCAGGCCTGAGCACAGTGGACTCGATTGTGGTCTTCCCCCGCGGCCGCATCACCACAGTGCAGGAGAGACAGATGACCACTCACTTGGAGGACAATGTCCATGTGTTTGCAG CGAATGGAAGCTCAGATGACATTGATGTGGTCATGCGAAGGCTGTTTGTGGATCAGGACCTGGTGAAGCGCCATGGCCTTATGAGCCTGAACTCTGTGAACTGGTCACGGATTCTGGTACAGCTGGTCCACTTTCTGTATGCCTACCTTCAGTTGAGCAGAGTGCAAGAGACTGAAGGAGACCGATTGCCAGAGCTGGAGGTGGTTGTGCCCACAGGGGGAGCAGGCAATATAACAG CTGGATGCATTGTAAAACAGATGGGGGTTCCTCTACAACTCATTGCCATGGTGAATTCTAACGACATAATGCACCGCACAGTTCAGAGAGGAGACTTCTCCATGGCACACAGCGTCAAGCAAACTTTAGCTCCAGCCATTGATATCCAG GACCCTTATAACATGGAGCGTGTATTCTGGATGTTATTGGGGAAAGATGGAGCACTGGTGAAGGGGATGATGGAGCAGTTTCAGATGAGCCATagactctctctgtctgagagtCTCCACAAAAAG CTGTCTTCAGTGTTGTCTTCAGGCTCTGTCACCGATGAGGGTATAATTGAGACTATGGTGAAATGCTGGGAGGAAAATCAGTATCTGGTGTGCCCTCATACAGCTGTTGGTGTCTGGCATCACTACCACTCCCCTATCCGCCCTGGGGAAaacag GTGCTGCCTGGCAACTGCCTCCCCGGCCAAGTTTGTGGGGGCAGTTCTGAAGGCCGGCCTGCCCCTCGACCTCCCTGAAGTGCTGAGAGCCTTGGAGACAAAGGAGACGCGCTGTAAAGATCTGGAGCAGGGGGATGACTGGGAAGCTGTGCTGAGAGAGCTCCTGGAGGCTGTGCACTCCTCCAGGCAGCGTGGGGAGCCCTTCTACTCCTCCATCAAGGAGAACTGA
- the oxt gene encoding oxytocin-neurophysin 1, producing the protein MSGTPFSAFCLLCLLSVCIACYISNCPVGGKRSVQDMPFRQCMACGPGDKGHCFGPSVCCGEGIGCLVGSPEAVRCLEEDYLPSPCEVGGRPCGPLAGRCAASGVCCDSEGCSTDLSCLDGEGGISQPATGKDLLLKLLHWTNHAQPYRLYQ; encoded by the exons ATGTCCGGAACACCATTTTCAGCTTTCTGCCTgctgtgtctgctgtctgttTGCATTGCCTGCTACATTTCAAACTGCCCCGTTGGTGGCAAAAGATCAGTGCAGGACATGCCCTTTCGACAG TGTATGGCGTGTGGTCCTGGAGACAAGGGCCATTGCTTTGGCCCGAGCGTCTGCTGCGGGGAGGGAATAGGTTGCCTGGTGGGGAGTCCGGAGGCTGTGCGTTGCCTGGAGGAGGATTACCTGCCCTCTCCATGTGAGGTTGGAGGGAGGCCGTGCGGCCCCTTGGCGGGTCGCTGCGCTGCTTCGGGGGTGTGCTGTGACTCAG AGGGCTGCAGCACTGATCTGTCTTGTTTGGATGGAGAAGGTGGCATCAGTCAACCAGCCACTGGCAAGGACCTCCTACTGAAACTTCTTCACTGGACGAACCACGCCCAACCCTACAGGCTCTACCAATGA
- the LOC143518210 gene encoding dual specificity tyrosine-phosphorylation-regulated kinase 4-like isoform X1, with protein sequence MSCMKDSPRKFGRKMLKDLTTPEKGGNPAAGPSKQKKNAGIGCGQLPKLNSGLGAGTKLPVKPKLQPTHDAKFNKEHVGLLPPIHQGHLHGGNPAAGPSKQKKNAGIGCGQLPKLNSGLGAGTKLPVKPKLQPTHDAKFNKEHVGLLPPIHQGHLHGGNPAAGPSKQKKNAGIGCGQLPKLNSGLGAGTKLPVKPKLQPTHDAKFNKEHVGLLPPIHQGHLHEQTAGKGNEGQRSSCELRSMQENLPTQMLCNKQEHNRQFEGHQLPMTPIEVLNYFNNSLTTYEKLEIMGFSEIWYFGLNAQKIKASSKKPHNMGYDDESGTYIKVLHDHIAYRYEILGIVGEGAFGKVFKCLDHKTNEMVVVKMLSRRASFELYSNEELKILDDLRREDPNDSYNVIHMKDYFRFRNHLCISFELLGPSLYDVIKKKSEGLSEAEVRHYARELLKCLQMLKQKRIIHNDLKPENILLSQEGKGRIKVIDFGLSSYEHKRVYATAGTYPYCAPEMFLGQSYNSSFDMWSLGCTLAELFTGVQLFIGDTVSDIFACITEVLGMPPSRVLKSKAKQFVDSRKSRVRRPVSASLASFLKTKSHMFLDFIRRCLTWDPAERLTPEEALKHKWIQQGHHQSHPSAPAVRKVPANHSTNVHKRAEVAHCPGANKITPGGTSCQKPCGQGKLEPVKLPWPK encoded by the exons ATGAAAGATTCTCCAAG AAAATTTGGCAGAAAGATGCTTAAGGACTTAACCACACCGGAAAAG GGTGGTAATCCTGCTGCTGGACCATCTAAGCAAAAAAAGAATGCTGGAATAGGATGTGGACAGCTCCCTAAACTG AACTCTGGCCTGGGTGCTGGCACTAAGTTGCCAGTGAAACCAAAGCTGCAGCCTACCCACGATGCCAAGTTCAACAAAGAACACGTTGGCCTGTTGCCTCCGATCCACCAGGGGCATCTTCAT GGTGGTAATCCTGCTGCTGGACCATCTAAGCAAAAAAAGAATGCTGGAATAGGATGTGGACAGCTCCCTAAACTG AACTCTGGCCTGGGTGCTGGCACTAAGTTGCCAGTGAAACCAAAGCTGCAGCCTACCCACGATGCCAAGTTCAACAAAGAACACGTTGGCCTGTTGCCTCCGATCCACCAGGGGCATCTTCAT GGTGGTAATCCTGCTGCTGGACCATCTAAGCAAAAAAAGAATGCTGGAATAGGATGTGGACAGCTCCCTAAACTG AACTCTGGCCTGGGTGCTGGCACTAAGTTGCCAGTGAAACCAAAGCTGCAGCCTACCCACGATGCCAAGTTCAACAAAGAACACGTTGGCCTGTTGCCTCCGATCCACCAGGGGCATCTTCAT GAGCAGACAGCAGGAAAGGGCAATGAAGGTCAGAGAAGCTCTTGTGAGTTAAGGAGCATGCAGGAGAACCTTCCCACCCAAATGCTCTGCAACAAACAGGAGCACAACAGACAGTTTGAAGGCCATCAACTCCCCATGACTCCCATAG aggTGTTGAACTACTTCAACAACTCATTAACCACATATGAGAAACTGGAGATCATGGGCTTCTCTGAGATCTGGTACTTCGGCCTGAATGCCCAAAAAATCAAGGCATCCTCCAAAAAGCCCCATAACATGGGATACGATGATGAGAGTGGCACCTATATCAAG GTTCTTCACGATCATATTGCGTATCGCTATGAGATTCTGGGAATCGTTGGAGAAGGAGCATTTGGAAAGGTCTTCAAGTGCTTGGATCACAAAACCAACGAGATGGTGGTTGTGAAAATGCTTAGCCGCAGAGCGAG ttttgaactATATTCAAATGAGGAGCTGAAGATCCTGGATGACTTGAGGAGAGAGGATCCCAATGACTCCTACAATGTCATTCATATGAAGGATTACTTCAGATTCCGGAACCACCTCTGCATCAGTTTTGAGCTGCTGGG GCCAAGCCTCTATGATGTCATCAAGAAGAAGTCTGAGGGTTTAAGCGAGGCTGAGGTGCGCCACTATGCCCGAGAGCTGCTCAAATGTCTGCAGATGCTAAAGCAGAAGAGGATAATCCACAATGACCTTAAGCCT GAAAATATCCTGTTGTCACAGGAAGGAAAAGGCAGGATCAAGGTCATTGATTTTGGACTCAGCAGCTATGAGCATAAGAGAG TTTATGCAACTGCAGGAACATATCCTTATTGTGCACCAGAGATGTTCCTGGGTCAGTCTTATAATAGCTCCTTTGATATGTGGAGTCTGGGTTGCACCCTAGCTGAGCTGTTCACAGGTGTGCAACTGTTCATTGGAGACACTGTGTCTGACATATTTGCCTGCATAACAGAG gttctTGGAATGCCACCATCCAGGGTTCTCAAGTCCAAAGCAAAACAGTTTGTTG ACTCTAGAAAAAGCAGAGTCAGGCGCCCTGTTTCTGCAAGTCTGGCCAGTTTCCTGAAGACCAAAAGCCACATGTTTCTGGACTTCATCAGGCGCTGCCTCAC GTGGGATCCTGCTGAGCGTCTCACCCCAGAGGAGGCTTTGAAACACAAGTGGATTCAGCAGGGCCACCACCAAAGCCATCCCAGTGCCCCGGCTGTGAGGAAGGTGCCTGCAAACCACAGCACAAATGTGCACAAACGTGCTGAAGTTGCCCACTGCCCAGGTGCCAACAAGATCACGCCAG GAGGGACGTCGTGCCAGAAGCCCTGTGGCCAGGGCAAGCTGGAGCCTGTAAAGCTTCCCTGGCCAAAATGA
- the LOC143518210 gene encoding dual specificity tyrosine-phosphorylation-regulated kinase 4-like isoform X2 translates to MQENLPTQMLCNKQEHNRQFEGHQLPMTPIEVLNYFNNSLTTYEKLEIMGFSEIWYFGLNAQKIKASSKKPHNMGYDDESGTYIKVLHDHIAYRYEILGIVGEGAFGKVFKCLDHKTNEMVVVKMLSRRASFELYSNEELKILDDLRREDPNDSYNVIHMKDYFRFRNHLCISFELLGPSLYDVIKKKSEGLSEAEVRHYARELLKCLQMLKQKRIIHNDLKPENILLSQEGKGRIKVIDFGLSSYEHKRVYATAGTYPYCAPEMFLGQSYNSSFDMWSLGCTLAELFTGVQLFIGDTVSDIFACITEVLGMPPSRVLKSKAKQFVDSRKSRVRRPVSASLASFLKTKSHMFLDFIRRCLTWDPAERLTPEEALKHKWIQQGHHQSHPSAPAVRKVPANHSTNVHKRAEVAHCPGANKITPGGTSCQKPCGQGKLEPVKLPWPK, encoded by the exons ATGCAGGAGAACCTTCCCACCCAAATGCTCTGCAACAAACAGGAGCACAACAGACAGTTTGAAGGCCATCAACTCCCCATGACTCCCATAG aggTGTTGAACTACTTCAACAACTCATTAACCACATATGAGAAACTGGAGATCATGGGCTTCTCTGAGATCTGGTACTTCGGCCTGAATGCCCAAAAAATCAAGGCATCCTCCAAAAAGCCCCATAACATGGGATACGATGATGAGAGTGGCACCTATATCAAG GTTCTTCACGATCATATTGCGTATCGCTATGAGATTCTGGGAATCGTTGGAGAAGGAGCATTTGGAAAGGTCTTCAAGTGCTTGGATCACAAAACCAACGAGATGGTGGTTGTGAAAATGCTTAGCCGCAGAGCGAG ttttgaactATATTCAAATGAGGAGCTGAAGATCCTGGATGACTTGAGGAGAGAGGATCCCAATGACTCCTACAATGTCATTCATATGAAGGATTACTTCAGATTCCGGAACCACCTCTGCATCAGTTTTGAGCTGCTGGG GCCAAGCCTCTATGATGTCATCAAGAAGAAGTCTGAGGGTTTAAGCGAGGCTGAGGTGCGCCACTATGCCCGAGAGCTGCTCAAATGTCTGCAGATGCTAAAGCAGAAGAGGATAATCCACAATGACCTTAAGCCT GAAAATATCCTGTTGTCACAGGAAGGAAAAGGCAGGATCAAGGTCATTGATTTTGGACTCAGCAGCTATGAGCATAAGAGAG TTTATGCAACTGCAGGAACATATCCTTATTGTGCACCAGAGATGTTCCTGGGTCAGTCTTATAATAGCTCCTTTGATATGTGGAGTCTGGGTTGCACCCTAGCTGAGCTGTTCACAGGTGTGCAACTGTTCATTGGAGACACTGTGTCTGACATATTTGCCTGCATAACAGAG gttctTGGAATGCCACCATCCAGGGTTCTCAAGTCCAAAGCAAAACAGTTTGTTG ACTCTAGAAAAAGCAGAGTCAGGCGCCCTGTTTCTGCAAGTCTGGCCAGTTTCCTGAAGACCAAAAGCCACATGTTTCTGGACTTCATCAGGCGCTGCCTCAC GTGGGATCCTGCTGAGCGTCTCACCCCAGAGGAGGCTTTGAAACACAAGTGGATTCAGCAGGGCCACCACCAAAGCCATCCCAGTGCCCCGGCTGTGAGGAAGGTGCCTGCAAACCACAGCACAAATGTGCACAAACGTGCTGAAGTTGCCCACTGCCCAGGTGCCAACAAGATCACGCCAG GAGGGACGTCGTGCCAGAAGCCCTGTGGCCAGGGCAAGCTGGAGCCTGTAAAGCTTCCCTGGCCAAAATGA